In Mycolicibacterium mucogenicum DSM 44124, the following are encoded in one genomic region:
- a CDS encoding DUF222 domain-containing protein yields MAIDSATVLNAYAALEDAIATVNGLDYSGLPIKVLLELQSRRETLKCAAEAVDHQILAAAQTQATAKEIGAKDWPEVLHVRLRISREEARRRVRDCDNVGPRSAITGEALGPVWELVAAALAEGAINGEHVAVITWFFGKVPLWAADPVTLAQCETDLVADARVKTPEDLRKAAADLLYREPVKFSV; encoded by the coding sequence ATGGCCATCGACTCCGCTACCGTCCTCAACGCCTACGCGGCGCTTGAGGATGCGATCGCCACGGTCAACGGCCTGGACTACAGCGGGTTGCCCATCAAAGTCCTGTTGGAGCTGCAGTCCCGCCGCGAAACCCTGAAGTGCGCCGCCGAAGCCGTCGATCACCAGATCCTGGCGGCCGCCCAAACCCAGGCGACGGCGAAGGAGATCGGGGCCAAGGATTGGCCTGAGGTGTTGCATGTGCGGCTGCGGATCAGCCGGGAGGAGGCCCGTCGACGGGTGCGGGACTGCGACAACGTGGGTCCGCGCTCGGCGATCACCGGGGAGGCGTTGGGCCCGGTGTGGGAGTTGGTCGCCGCGGCGCTGGCTGAGGGTGCGATCAATGGCGAGCACGTCGCGGTGATCACCTGGTTTTTCGGCAAGGTCCCGTTGTGGGCGGCTGATCCGGTCACCCTGGCCCAGTGTGAAACAGATCTGGTGGCCGACGCGAGGGTGAAAACCCCCGAAGACCTCCGCAAAGCCGCGGCGGATTTGTTGTACCGGGAGCCTGTCAAGTTTTCTGTGTAA
- a CDS encoding NlpC/P60 family protein — protein MFAIATASLLALVNQVSGTPYISGGDTARGTDCSGLASWVANAATGRPVYGNRFNTGNEEAALRARGFLPGTAPGALNIGWNGGHTAVTLPDGTPVSSGEGGGVRIGGGGAFQRQFTHHMHLPLAPGEDIPADLPLDGPLDAPLAPPAGPADLPAPEIIEAANFAPAPEAPAPAPEAPAPAPEGPEMPV, from the coding sequence ATGTTTGCTATTGCGACCGCATCGCTGCTGGCTTTGGTCAACCAGGTTTCGGGTACGCCCTACATCTCCGGCGGAGACACGGCACGCGGCACTGACTGCTCCGGACTGGCCTCCTGGGTGGCCAACGCGGCCACCGGCCGCCCCGTTTACGGCAACCGGTTCAACACCGGCAACGAAGAGGCCGCTCTGCGGGCTCGTGGCTTCCTGCCCGGCACCGCGCCCGGCGCCCTGAACATCGGCTGGAACGGCGGCCACACGGCCGTGACGCTGCCGGACGGCACCCCGGTGTCCAGCGGCGAGGGCGGCGGCGTCCGCATCGGTGGCGGCGGCGCCTTCCAGCGCCAGTTCACCCACCACATGCACCTGCCGCTGGCTCCGGGCGAGGACATCCCCGCCGATCTGCCCCTTGACGGCCCGCTGGACGCGCCGCTGGCTCCTCCCGCAGGTCCGGCCGACCTCCCGGCCCCGGAAATCATCGAGGCGGCCAACTTCGCGCCTGCCCCCGAGGCCCCGGCCCCGGCTCCCGAGGCGCCGGCGCCGGCTCCTGAGGGCCCGGAGATGCCCGTCTAA
- a CDS encoding SRPBCC family protein yields the protein MWLSRSRFELTEEVPGAPADVRTFYTDLANMKLVHPLVVAVDCLADRQDVRGRRRDYRVRDRIPLGPFSLGVTYRATVLIAPDGVVHTEARQFPAVRLRGTVTFAPAGAGTTVAEAVDIEAPFPLMVFTAAQAEKAHAAMLSAIRRHFEESSA from the coding sequence ATGTGGCTGTCGCGGTCCCGGTTCGAGCTGACCGAAGAGGTGCCCGGGGCGCCCGCTGATGTCCGCACCTTCTATACAGATCTGGCGAACATGAAACTGGTGCATCCACTCGTCGTGGCGGTGGACTGTCTGGCCGATCGGCAGGATGTGCGGGGCCGTCGTCGTGACTATCGGGTGCGGGATCGCATCCCACTCGGTCCGTTCAGTCTGGGCGTGACCTACCGGGCCACGGTGCTGATCGCGCCCGACGGTGTCGTGCACACCGAGGCGCGTCAATTTCCGGCTGTGCGGCTCCGTGGCACGGTTACCTTCGCACCTGCCGGCGCCGGCACCACTGTCGCCGAGGCGGTGGATATAGAGGCGCCTTTTCCGCTTATGGTCTTCACTGCCGCGCAGGCGGAGAAAGCGCACGCGGCGATGCTCTCGGCTATCCGGCGTCACTTTGAGGAAAGCTCGGCCTGA
- a CDS encoding IS256 family transposase — protein sequence MTTGKDMDGVLVEAVSTVEMAEALRASGAVDDLLAQIDTGEVALTGEGGLLPGLIKLALERGLAAELTDHLGYEKGDPAGRVLPNARNGSSPKTVLTEAGPVPLDVPRDRDGSFTPTLVPKGTRRIGGLDDMIVSLYAGGMTLRDIQFHLQSTIGTEVSHETISKIVDEISDEVLAWQRRPLEPLYPVIYLDAMIVKVKDGGHTRNKAAHIAVGVDMAGVKHVLGIWVQPNEGASFWASVCADLANRGVKDVLIVCCDGLTGFPEAIAATWSQAAVQTCVVHLIRNALRFVSYADRKAVAAALKPIYTAPDADAARVELDAFAASELGKKNPTVTMVFERAWEQFIPFLAFPPELRRVIYTTNSIESLNYQLRKIIKNRGQFPNDASAVKLLWLAICNIEDKRAAQRAKERGQKQGRTAPGRLVEGQVVTNWKKALEQLALVYPERIERYL from the coding sequence GTGACAACAGGCAAGGACATGGATGGGGTGCTGGTTGAGGCGGTCTCCACGGTGGAGATGGCCGAGGCGCTTCGGGCGTCGGGCGCGGTCGATGATCTGCTGGCGCAGATCGATACCGGCGAGGTGGCGCTGACCGGCGAAGGCGGGCTGCTGCCCGGGCTGATCAAGCTCGCTCTCGAACGCGGCCTGGCCGCCGAGCTGACCGATCATCTGGGGTATGAGAAGGGCGACCCGGCCGGCCGGGTGCTGCCCAACGCCCGCAACGGCAGCTCACCCAAGACTGTGCTCACCGAGGCCGGCCCGGTGCCCCTGGATGTGCCGCGGGACCGCGATGGCTCGTTCACCCCGACGCTGGTGCCCAAAGGCACCCGCCGTATCGGTGGTCTCGATGACATGATCGTTTCACTGTATGCGGGTGGAATGACGTTGCGGGACATACAATTTCATCTTCAATCGACGATCGGGACCGAGGTGTCGCACGAGACGATCTCCAAGATCGTCGACGAGATCTCCGATGAGGTGCTGGCTTGGCAGCGCCGGCCGTTGGAGCCGCTGTATCCGGTGATCTACCTCGACGCGATGATCGTGAAGGTCAAAGACGGCGGCCACACCCGCAACAAGGCCGCGCACATCGCTGTGGGCGTCGACATGGCCGGGGTCAAGCACGTCCTGGGCATCTGGGTCCAGCCCAACGAAGGCGCATCGTTCTGGGCGTCGGTGTGCGCGGACCTGGCCAACCGGGGTGTCAAGGACGTGCTGATCGTGTGCTGCGACGGGCTCACGGGCTTCCCGGAGGCGATCGCCGCGACCTGGTCGCAGGCCGCGGTGCAGACCTGCGTGGTGCATCTGATCCGCAACGCGCTGCGGTTCGTGTCCTATGCCGACCGCAAGGCCGTGGCCGCGGCGCTCAAGCCGATCTACACCGCACCCGATGCCGACGCTGCCCGCGTCGAGTTGGACGCGTTCGCCGCCTCGGAGCTGGGGAAGAAAAATCCCACGGTGACAATGGTTTTCGAACGCGCGTGGGAGCAGTTCATCCCGTTTTTGGCGTTCCCGCCTGAGCTGCGCCGGGTGATCTACACGACCAACTCGATCGAGTCGTTGAACTATCAGCTGCGCAAGATCATCAAGAACCGCGGACAGTTTCCCAACGATGCCTCGGCGGTGAAATTGCTGTGGCTGGCGATCTGCAACATCGAAGACAAACGCGCTGCACAGCGGGCCAAGGAACGCGGCCAGAAACAGGGCCGCACAGCCCCCGGACGCCTCGTGGAAGGACAGGTGGTCACCAACTGGAAGAAGGCACTCGAGCAACTCGCACTGGTCTACCCAGAGCGCATCGAACGTTATCTGTAA